aaaaattaaaactaaactgaaaattgAAACAATCAGTTAAAATGAAGTAAGAATGAAAACTAATGAACAAACCAAAACTTTTATAACCTTGGCCTGAGAAGACCAAAGCTATGAACATAAACATATTAAATATAAAGACTGAAAAGATTTGTGGGAGCAGTAAGATTCAGCTGTAATATGTAACACATAAACTCCATTAAGACTATTCTGAtactttgttttaattgttgGCATTCTTATTTTCACtagaaaaatgctttaaaatctcCTGTACTTTGATAGTAAGAGCAGTACAACAAGGACTCTGTCACTTAaatgttgggatttttttgttctttgattGAAGGATGCCGACAGTCATGAAAATTAAGAAGATACATTTACTGTGTGACATTGTTCCTGTGAGGCAGCGTTAAGGGTGAAGAATGGGATCATTAAAGCAGCTACTGTTTTGTCTGACACACTGCTGGATGTGCTGTTGCTTCACAGGATGAGTGAACAAAAAGAGATAATGTTGATGTCAAGCAGTTACTCCAGTGACactgtttttcccctttttaaataGTGTCTTtcaacatgaagaaaaaagctCGACATCACCGCCCAGCGGTGCTAAAAAGAGACTCCTCCCCCATTAAGCCTTCACCCAATAGGGAGACGCTGACATACGCAGAGGCTCAGCGAATAGTGGAGCTGGAGGTGGACGGCCGTGTGCACCGGCTCAGCATCTTTGACAAGCTGGACGTCATCACAGATGACGACCCCACGGCTCAGGAGATCATGGAGTGCAACAGTAACAAGGAGAACAATGAGAAGCCCCAGCAGGTCCTGGTGCGCTCAGTGCGCCTCAAAAACAACCAGCAGAAAAAGAATGCAGCGCTCACTGCTGCACACGGAGGCATTGGTACACACGGCAATGCCAGCGGCTTGTTGGAGCCAAAGGTTAGAACGGTTGAATACAATCTGCCGGTGGTGCCAAAGAGGCCTTCTTCTTATTATAAATATGTGGAGAGGACGGAGGAGGAGCTGGACGAGGAGGTGGAGTATGACATGGACGAGGAGGACTACGCCTGGCTGGAGCTAATCAACGAGAAGAGGAAGGGTGAGGGCGTCAGCCAGGTGTCACACAACCTGTTTGAGTTTCTCATGGACCGATTTGAGAAGGAGTCGTATTTGGCATCCCAGGGTCAGAGTGACCTGCAGTCACAAGTTGATGAGGACGCTGTCTGCTGCATCTGCATGGACGGAGATGGAGCAGACAGTAATGTCATCCTCTTCTGCGACTCGTGTAACATCGCTGTTCACCAGGAATGTTATGGCGTGCCGTACATCCCTGAGGGCCAGTGGCTGTGCAGACACTGCCTGCAGTGCCCGTCACGGCCGGCTGAGTGCGTCTTCTGTCCAAACCGAGGTGGAGCCCTTAAGAAGACCGATGATGACCGCTGGGGCCATGTAGCATGTGCTCTGTGGGTGCCTGAGGTCGGCTTCTCTGACACAGTTTTCATCGAGCCCATCGATGGCGTCCGCAATATCCCACCAGCACGCTGGAAGCTCACCTGTTACCTGTGTAAAGAGAAGGGTGCAGGCGCCTGCATCCAGTGTGACAAGATCAACTGTTACACAGCCTTCCATGTCAGCTGTGCCCAGAAGGCTGGCCTCTACATGAAGATGGAGCCCGTCAAGGAGGTGACGCCATCAGGGGCCCCCACCTTCTCTGTGAAGAAGACGTCCTACTGCTGCAGCCACACACCTGAAGGCTGCGACCGGCGACCGCTCAACATCTACCAGGAGCCACACCCAAAAAATGGAGCCTGCCACAAGAGGCCAGAGAAAAGGGTGAAGTCCAGGTCGAAGAACTGGTAtaagaaaaagactaaaaaggTGGAGcctgaaccagaaccagaacctgAGACCCCTGCCAACTCTGGACCCAGTATCACTGTCTCAAGGTAAGAGGGAAAGTATATCTTTAAAATATCTTCATCATGAACTGTCAGTCAAGTATGTTTGGTTGACACAACCTGATGGAGGTGAATTACAGGTCATGATCAAAAACATGTAAACGGCTGTGAAAAAGCCAGAAATACATGTCACTGTGTCTTCAGACCATATTGTGTTAACTTACTCAAAGATTTGAAGATTCAATGAAATCAATTGAACATTTTGATACTAAATTAAATGTGTATTAAGTTTGTGTTGACTAAAGTTTTTCTGTATCTTTGTGGATCAGTTTCGACACCATCCTGAACCAGGTGGCTGTTCAGAAGAAGCGCCACTTTGTGGAGCGAGTGTTTAGTTACTGGGTGCAGAAGAGGCAGTCGAGGAACAATGTACCGCTGATACGCAGACTGCAGGCCACCCCTCAGCCAGCCAAAACCAAGCAGGCGGTCAGTGCTTCTGATACTCACTAGATTCCTACAGGAACATCAAGTTTTTTGAATGTAAATGTTATTGAACGTCGCTGTTATTGTCTGCAGGACCGCTCAGACACAAACCAGGCACTGAAGGAACAGCTGAAGGAGTGGCACCGACTCCGCCATGACCTGGAGCGAGCTCGCCTGCTGCTTGAGCTCatcaggaagagagagaagctGAAGAGGGAGGAGGTAGTTGATTAATCTTTAACTAActctttttctgttatttatttttattcatgtaatAATTTAGTAATAGATTTTTAGTTGTATCTGATTGACTTAATCTGTCAAAACACTGAATATGGTTTAt
The sequence above is a segment of the Cheilinus undulatus linkage group 9, ASM1832078v1, whole genome shotgun sequence genome. Coding sequences within it:
- the LOC121514779 gene encoding bromodomain-containing protein 1-like isoform X2, whose protein sequence is MKKKARHHRPAVLKRDSSPIKPSPNRETLTYAEAQRIVELEVDGRVHRLSIFDKLDVITDDDPTAQEIMECNSNKENNEKPQQVLVRSVRLKNNQQKKNAALTAAHGGIGTHGNASGLLEPKVRTVEYNLPVVPKRPSSYYKYVERTEEELDEEVEYDMDEEDYAWLELINEKRKGEGVSQVSHNLFEFLMDRFEKESYLASQGQSDLQSQVDEDAVCCICMDGDGADSNVILFCDSCNIAVHQECYGVPYIPEGQWLCRHCLQCPSRPAECVFCPNRGGALKKTDDDRWGHVACALWVPEVGFSDTVFIEPIDGVRNIPPARWKLTCYLCKEKGAGACIQCDKINCYTAFHVSCAQKAGLYMKMEPVKEVTPSGAPTFSVKKTSYCCSHTPEGCDRRPLNIYQEPHPKNGACHKRPEKRVKSRSKNWYKKKTKKVEPEPEPEPETPANSGPSITVSSFDTILNQVAVQKKRHFVERVFSYWVQKRQSRNNVPLIRRLQATPQPAKTKQADRSDTNQALKEQLKEWHRLRHDLERARLLLELIRKREKLKREELKLQQSVLEVQLSPFSILLRAVLSQLQEKDQYSIFAQPVSIKEVPDYLDHIKNPMDFSTMRQRIDAHNYRSFDEFEGDFNLIIDNCMSYNAKETFFYKAAQRMLDHGGVILRRARREVDRIGFDFPGGLHLPEAPKLEPPPPFSWEDVDRILSPAYRQRTPLEDQLKELLEKLDLSTAMRNSPSRSKRLKLLKKTILEVRSELSLKKSRPKQAPAALEPSSTPSESEEKPLPEPPAEPPTPQEEKPLTPPTFELLTSLSALDTSSSNSEPPLKTLITSVDHVPMELNSSKDTSTSELPSKHPNGFILDPPLLNGNLHSEASGDCNRRTNSLFRKSKSNSPQNPSKTQEATTSLTSRLGAKTFLSVVIPRLETLLLPKKRKRSCSGDVEEEDEESPMKRLGTGMANGFVVQKEKEVEISASPRLLEPRRRCASESSISSSGSVLCSTSTVTMPKSGKGRPAAARRSTVDDKSTLMTCIENGEFTASAKISTDHGPQSAEDGASAQRGGASPATTGRSQSRRTDAVQVRRETLPRPLLRQQAQLAMAS